Proteins encoded in a region of the Haloarchaeobius salinus genome:
- a CDS encoding DUF7289 family protein, whose translation MDSAPSETQDRGVSELLGLVLLFGMVAVGIAAILLAGSVAVDSIQEEASVSSAQMGMHELDSRVGDTTGGPVGIDLESRDGVYRVVRNGSVSFTVNGQANCSTTTPLGSVQYHDRRGNRLAYEAGGIWRLDSDGGISMVSAPQIDHDDGQLTMDLTNISGEFDGGQAVMRSAETSADDDIVEELYRGGDGCFPPETITITVESQFYEAWGRYFEGTLNESTTVVDDDARTASVELPIDSTFSVNSSNDSVTSSTQFNATVELLGTELSGLSGDRAIYGPTTFRVVAGGDEYTPWPDGDPDDAIADDPAEDDVNDPTEGEYQHYELNDYPAGTSITVRATSWSCGWWYDGEDTGQDITVGGDSYDQWRCTDLDEDDERISLNSTGESSNLVVLQDGEEVPSFGAAGPEQRGLDEILGSRIDDTGTLQLAPNEVVFLYELSEPDADPEDADGSGDPDYNDAVVLVTIEQSWNSTSDFSIRIEKDQIIVEEDDEENSVVASLSPSA comes from the coding sequence ATGGATAGCGCACCCTCGGAGACCCAGGACAGGGGGGTCTCGGAGCTGTTGGGGCTCGTCTTGCTGTTCGGCATGGTCGCTGTGGGCATCGCGGCCATCCTGCTCGCAGGGTCGGTAGCGGTCGACAGTATCCAGGAGGAGGCATCGGTCAGTTCGGCGCAGATGGGGATGCACGAACTCGACTCACGCGTCGGCGATACGACCGGCGGGCCGGTCGGCATCGACCTCGAGAGTCGCGACGGCGTCTACCGCGTCGTCAGGAACGGCTCGGTCAGCTTCACGGTGAACGGGCAGGCGAACTGTTCGACCACGACCCCGCTTGGGAGCGTCCAGTACCACGACCGGCGGGGCAACCGGCTCGCCTACGAGGCCGGTGGTATCTGGCGGCTCGACAGCGACGGCGGCATCTCGATGGTGTCCGCGCCCCAAATCGACCACGACGACGGCCAGCTGACGATGGACCTCACGAACATCTCGGGCGAGTTCGACGGCGGGCAGGCAGTGATGCGGTCCGCCGAGACGAGCGCCGACGACGACATCGTCGAGGAGCTCTACCGGGGCGGCGATGGCTGCTTCCCTCCCGAGACCATCACGATCACCGTTGAGAGCCAGTTCTACGAGGCGTGGGGCCGGTACTTCGAGGGCACGCTGAACGAGTCGACGACCGTCGTCGACGACGACGCACGCACCGCGAGCGTCGAGCTCCCCATCGACTCGACGTTCTCGGTGAACAGCTCGAACGACTCCGTCACCTCGAGCACGCAGTTCAACGCGACCGTCGAGCTGCTCGGGACGGAGCTGTCGGGGCTCTCGGGCGACCGGGCGATTTACGGGCCGACGACGTTCCGCGTCGTCGCTGGCGGTGACGAGTACACGCCTTGGCCGGACGGCGACCCGGACGACGCCATCGCGGACGACCCCGCGGAGGACGACGTGAACGACCCGACCGAGGGCGAGTACCAGCATTACGAGCTGAACGACTACCCCGCCGGCACGTCCATCACCGTCAGAGCGACCTCGTGGTCGTGTGGGTGGTGGTACGATGGCGAAGACACCGGACAGGACATCACCGTCGGCGGTGATTCCTACGACCAGTGGCGCTGCACCGACCTCGACGAGGACGACGAGCGCATCTCGCTGAACTCCACCGGCGAGAGCTCGAACCTCGTCGTGCTGCAGGACGGCGAGGAGGTGCCGAGCTTCGGGGCGGCAGGACCCGAGCAGCGTGGGCTCGACGAGATCCTCGGCTCGCGCATCGACGACACGGGGACGCTCCAGCTCGCACCCAACGAGGTCGTCTTCCTCTACGAGCTCTCGGAGCCCGACGCGGACCCCGAAGACGCCGACGGCTCCGGCGACCCGGACTACAACGACGCGGTCGTGCTCGTGACCATCGAGCAGTCGTGGAACAGCACGAGCGACTTCTCCATCCGCATCGAGAAGGACCAGATAATCGTCGAGGAGGACGACGAGGAGAACAGCGTGGTGGCGAGCCTGTCCCCGTCAGCCTGA
- a CDS encoding 3-dehydroquinate synthase II — protein sequence MTREVWLKADDAVGDWEARKRRITAGLEAGVDWVLVDDWDVERVRELGAVNVAAFRSGGDVDVIDDAEGEAEELEEPAEPDAYVVGKEGEGDGTVDFPADLSGSADLSTLRRGNADGAYVRIMGQEYERFAEAAAETADYTIVVGEDWTIIPLENLIARIGDETSLVAGVSNAEDARTAFETLESGADAVLLDSDDPDEIRRTVEVRDETEREKLDLSWATVRTVEQTGSADRVCVDTGSLLDHDEGMLVGSMSRGLVFVHAETAESPYVASRPFRVNAGAVHAYVRTPGGGTKYLSEVGSGDEVQVVDTEGHTREAIVGRAKIEQRPMFRVELERDGDRFETLLQNAETIKVHTRDGRTAITDLAEGDELLVYYEDTARHFGEAIEESIVEK from the coding sequence ATGACACGCGAAGTCTGGCTGAAGGCCGACGACGCCGTCGGCGACTGGGAGGCGCGGAAGCGCCGCATCACCGCCGGCCTGGAGGCCGGCGTGGACTGGGTGCTCGTCGACGACTGGGACGTCGAGCGGGTGCGCGAGCTCGGTGCGGTGAACGTGGCGGCGTTCCGGAGCGGCGGCGACGTGGACGTCATCGACGACGCGGAGGGCGAGGCCGAGGAGCTCGAGGAGCCGGCCGAGCCGGACGCGTACGTCGTCGGGAAGGAGGGCGAGGGCGACGGCACGGTCGACTTCCCGGCGGACCTCTCGGGCTCTGCGGACCTCTCGACGCTGCGGCGGGGCAACGCCGACGGGGCGTACGTGCGTATCATGGGCCAGGAGTACGAGCGCTTCGCCGAGGCGGCGGCAGAGACAGCGGACTACACCATCGTCGTCGGCGAGGACTGGACCATCATCCCGCTTGAGAACCTCATCGCGCGCATCGGCGACGAGACGAGCCTCGTGGCGGGTGTCTCGAACGCGGAGGACGCCCGGACGGCGTTCGAGACGCTGGAGTCAGGCGCGGACGCCGTGCTGCTCGACAGCGACGACCCGGACGAGATCCGGCGCACGGTGGAGGTCCGGGACGAGACAGAGCGCGAGAAGCTGGACCTCTCGTGGGCGACGGTCCGCACCGTCGAACAGACCGGGAGCGCCGACCGGGTCTGCGTCGATACCGGTTCGCTGCTCGACCACGACGAGGGGATGCTCGTCGGCTCGATGAGCCGCGGACTGGTGTTCGTCCACGCCGAGACCGCGGAGTCGCCCTACGTCGCCTCGCGGCCGTTCCGCGTGAACGCCGGGGCGGTCCACGCGTACGTCCGCACGCCCGGCGGCGGGACGAAGTACCTGAGCGAGGTCGGTTCCGGCGACGAGGTGCAGGTCGTCGACACCGAGGGCCACACCCGCGAGGCCATCGTCGGCCGCGCGAAGATCGAGCAGCGCCCGATGTTCCGCGTCGAACTGGAGCGCGACGGCGACCGGTTCGAGACGCTGCTGCAGAACGCCGAGACCATCAAGGTCCACACGCGCGACGGCCGGACGGCCATCACCGACCTCGCGGAGGGTGACGAGCTGCTGGTCTACTACGAGGACACCGCCCGGCACTTCGGTGAGGCCATCGAGGAGAGCATCGTCGAGAAGTAG
- a CDS encoding phosphoribosylamine--glycine ligase — MDTRRFLFVSADAALITDLAWQVHREGHDVKYYIDAPGDREIGDGFVPKTDDWEAEVDWADVVVFDDIWVGDDVGTGALARELREAGTAVVGGTPNTDRLEEDRGYAMDVLEDHGVNTIEHHVFHDFDAAIQHVREHPAPYVIKPLGEVQNVKRLLYVGSEDDGSDVVDVLRAYEKAWGHRMKGFQLQRKVDGVEIAVCGFFDGNSFVDEVNFNFEHKKLFPGNIGPSTGEMGTSMFWAGRNRLFEETLGKLEGWLADEGYVGSIDINCIVNETGIYPLEFTPRFGYPTIALQEESFESNTGEFFYDLAHGNDPDLAVHRGYQIGVRVVLPPFPFDDPKTYDENSRNAAVVFETESRKGIHLEDAKNVDGQWRAAGDNGMPIVVTGKGETMAEAREQAYGRIGDIVMPNMYYRDDIGERWIDGEGDRLQAWGYLGPQS, encoded by the coding sequence ATGGACACAAGACGCTTCCTGTTCGTCTCCGCCGACGCCGCACTGATCACCGACCTCGCCTGGCAGGTCCACCGCGAGGGCCACGACGTGAAGTACTACATCGACGCCCCGGGCGACCGGGAGATCGGCGATGGCTTCGTCCCGAAGACGGACGACTGGGAGGCCGAGGTCGACTGGGCCGACGTCGTCGTCTTCGACGACATCTGGGTCGGCGACGACGTCGGCACCGGTGCGCTCGCCCGGGAGCTCCGCGAGGCGGGGACCGCGGTCGTGGGCGGCACCCCGAACACGGACCGTCTCGAGGAGGACCGCGGGTACGCGATGGACGTGCTCGAGGACCACGGCGTGAACACCATCGAGCACCACGTGTTCCACGACTTCGACGCGGCCATCCAGCACGTCAGGGAGCACCCCGCCCCGTACGTCATCAAACCCCTGGGCGAGGTCCAGAACGTCAAGCGCCTGCTGTACGTCGGCAGCGAGGACGACGGCAGCGACGTCGTCGACGTGCTCCGTGCCTACGAGAAGGCCTGGGGCCACCGGATGAAGGGGTTCCAGCTCCAGCGCAAGGTCGACGGTGTGGAGATCGCCGTCTGTGGCTTCTTCGACGGGAACTCCTTCGTCGACGAGGTGAACTTCAACTTCGAGCACAAGAAGCTCTTCCCGGGCAACATCGGCCCCTCCACCGGCGAGATGGGCACCTCGATGTTCTGGGCCGGGCGCAACCGCCTGTTCGAGGAGACGCTGGGCAAACTGGAGGGCTGGCTCGCCGACGAGGGCTACGTCGGCAGCATCGACATCAACTGCATCGTCAACGAGACCGGCATCTACCCGCTGGAGTTCACGCCGCGCTTCGGCTACCCGACCATCGCCCTCCAGGAGGAGTCCTTCGAGTCCAACACGGGGGAGTTCTTCTACGACCTCGCCCACGGGAACGACCCCGACCTCGCGGTCCACCGGGGCTACCAGATCGGCGTCCGGGTCGTCCTCCCACCGTTCCCGTTCGACGACCCGAAGACCTACGACGAGAACTCCCGCAACGCCGCCGTCGTCTTCGAGACCGAGAGCCGGAAGGGCATCCACCTCGAGGACGCGAAGAACGTCGACGGCCAGTGGCGCGCCGCCGGCGACAACGGCATGCCAATCGTCGTCACCGGGAAGGGCGAGACGATGGCCGAGGCCCGCGAACAGGCCTACGGCCGCATCGGCGACATCGTCATGCCGAACATGTACTACCGCGACGACATCGGCGAACGCTGGATCGACGGCGAGGGCGACCGCCTGCAGGCGTGGGGGTATCTGGGGCCGCAGTCGTAA
- a CDS encoding carboxypeptidase regulatory-like domain-containing protein translates to MRLIVALVGLAVLVSPLTVAATPAASASTAEADVTLRVTVVNAQGDPLGNAEVTVSYDGEEVTSGTFSNGEALFDVPEGATVEIMPSHPMLVKNNPMTVENVTDGTEVSVTMHPAATGQVSVVDGSGNGVTDASVQLRKEGRTVLAATGRTGSDGTYTTPELERGNYTVEITKPGYYEVQTTVALSGDTDVPVEVEQGSVTVDFSVVDPHFDPAEPIRANIEIEDAGGTIGTFQTDSSGSRSVSLDVNTRYSVTVDKEGYEPASSTFRLGERDRSQTFEIQRTPQLTVEPMNTQVVVGQTVRVDVTDEYDEPAVGADIRIDGETVGTTDDAGQATVTVEQAGEVELTAVNGSVESAGVVIEAFEPRTDAPTTTATQNATPTPTAAPTSQAPATTEASGDGGTPGFGVAVALVALVIAALLARIRD, encoded by the coding sequence ATGCGACTGATCGTGGCACTCGTCGGTCTCGCGGTGCTCGTCTCCCCCCTGACCGTGGCCGCCACCCCGGCGGCATCGGCGAGCACGGCCGAGGCCGACGTGACACTCCGTGTGACCGTGGTGAACGCGCAGGGTGACCCCCTGGGCAACGCCGAGGTGACGGTATCGTACGACGGCGAGGAAGTGACCAGCGGGACGTTCTCGAACGGCGAGGCGCTGTTCGACGTGCCCGAGGGCGCGACCGTCGAGATCATGCCGAGCCACCCGATGCTCGTCAAGAACAACCCGATGACGGTCGAGAACGTCACGGACGGCACCGAGGTCTCGGTGACGATGCACCCGGCCGCGACCGGGCAGGTATCCGTCGTCGACGGCAGCGGCAACGGCGTCACCGATGCGAGCGTCCAGCTCCGCAAGGAGGGGCGGACGGTGCTCGCCGCGACCGGGAGGACCGGCAGCGACGGGACGTACACGACGCCGGAGCTCGAGCGGGGCAACTACACCGTCGAGATCACGAAGCCGGGCTACTACGAGGTACAGACCACGGTGGCGCTCTCGGGCGACACCGACGTGCCCGTCGAGGTCGAGCAGGGCAGTGTCACGGTCGACTTCAGCGTCGTCGACCCGCACTTCGACCCCGCCGAGCCCATCCGGGCGAACATCGAGATCGAGGACGCGGGCGGGACCATCGGAACGTTCCAGACCGACAGCAGCGGGAGCCGGAGCGTCAGCCTCGACGTGAACACGCGCTACAGCGTCACCGTCGACAAGGAGGGATACGAGCCGGCCAGCTCCACGTTCCGTCTCGGCGAGAGGGACCGGAGCCAGACGTTCGAGATCCAGCGCACGCCCCAGCTGACGGTCGAGCCGATGAACACGCAGGTCGTCGTCGGACAGACCGTCCGCGTCGACGTCACCGACGAGTACGACGAGCCGGCCGTCGGTGCCGACATCCGGATCGACGGCGAGACCGTCGGGACGACCGACGACGCCGGTCAGGCGACCGTGACGGTCGAGCAGGCCGGCGAGGTCGAGCTCACCGCGGTCAACGGCTCGGTCGAGTCGGCCGGCGTCGTCATCGAGGCCTTCGAGCCGCGGACCGATGCGCCGACCACGACCGCGACGCAGAACGCGACCCCGACGCCGACGGCGGCCCCGACCTCGCAGGCACCGGCGACCACCGAGGCGTCGGGCGATGGCGGGACGCCCGGCTTCGGCGTGGCCGTCGCGCTCGTCGCGCTGGTCATCGCCGCGTTGCTCGCGCGCATCCGGGACTGA
- a CDS encoding gamma carbonic anhydrase family protein, with amino-acid sequence MVDRRNYAFESTTPTVHEDAFVARDATLVGDVHVEQDASVWPGVVLRGDVGTVRVGAESHVGDTAVFHASEVGERVMVGHGAVLNDAIVETGSLVGINATLNSGATVGERSVVAAGTVLPDGFAVPPESFARGVPATVLPLSETSVDPEEIATAYSSGAYTDLASRHEELFE; translated from the coding sequence ATGGTAGACCGTCGGAACTACGCGTTCGAGTCGACCACGCCGACCGTCCACGAAGACGCGTTCGTCGCCCGCGACGCGACGCTCGTCGGCGACGTCCACGTCGAGCAGGATGCGAGCGTCTGGCCGGGCGTCGTCCTCCGTGGCGACGTCGGTACCGTCCGCGTGGGTGCGGAGTCACACGTCGGCGATACCGCCGTCTTCCACGCCAGCGAGGTCGGCGAACGAGTCATGGTCGGCCACGGTGCGGTGCTGAACGACGCCATCGTCGAGACCGGGTCGCTGGTGGGGATCAACGCGACGCTGAACTCGGGGGCGACCGTCGGCGAACGGAGCGTCGTCGCAGCCGGCACCGTGCTCCCCGACGGCTTCGCGGTGCCGCCGGAGTCGTTCGCGCGCGGCGTCCCCGCGACGGTCCTGCCGCTGTCGGAGACGAGCGTCGACCCGGAGGAGATAGCGACCGCCTACTCGTCGGGTGCCTACACCGACCTCGCGTCCCGTCACGAGGAGCTGTTCGAGTAG